TACCATGTCTAACAAAATAAATTTTCATTAAGCATCTTCCTTTTTATCTTCGCTTACTTCTTTTTTAGGCTTTTCAATTAATGCTTTAGCTGAAACATTAACACGCCCTCTATCATCAATTTCCATTACTTTTACTTTAACTATATCACCAAGTTTTAAAGCATCTTCAACTTTTTCAACTCGATCATGTGATATTTTTGAAACATGTAGTAAAGCATCAGTTCCTTTAAATAATTCTACAAATGCACCGAATTTTTCAATTCTAACTACTTTAGCCTCATATATTTCACCAACTTGAGCTTCTTTAACAATGTTTTCAATCATTTCTTTTGCTTTATTAATATCTTCTCTATTTGTATGGTAAATAACTACTTTACCATCATCATCAATATCAATTTTAACATCATTAGATGCTTCAATGATTTTATCAATCATTTCACCACCACGTCCAATTACATCTTTGATTTTCTTAGGATCAATTGAGAATGTTTCCATTTTTGGAGCGTATTTACTTACATCTTCACGAGGTTGATTTATAGTAGCTAACATATTTTCAAGAATGTGTTTTCTACCTACTTTAGCTTGTGCTAATGCTTCTTTTAAAATTGCTTCATTAATACCTGTAATTTTAATATCCATTTGTAAAGCAGTAATTCCTTTTTCAGTACCTGCAACTTTAAAGTCCATATCTCCTAAATGATCTTCTAAACCTTGAATATCACTTAAAATAGTATAATCTTCATCTTTTTTAATTAATCCCATTGCAATACCAGCAACTGGAGCTTCAATTGGTACACCAGCAGCCATTAAAGACATTGTACCAGCACAAATACTTGCTTGTGATGTAGAACCATTAGATTCAACGATTTCACTCACCACACGTACTGTATATGGGAATTTTGTATCATCTGGCATTACTTGAGCTAATGCTCTTTCACCTAATGCACCATGTCCAATTTCACGACGTCCTGGAGCACCCATTCTTCCTGTTTCACCAACTGAAAATGGTGGGAAGTTATAATGCAACATAAAACGTTTTTGATCTTCTTCATTAATACCATCAATAATTTGATATTCATTTAATGCACCTAATGTTGTAATACTAATACATTGTGTTTCTCCACGAGTAAACATTGCACTACCATGAACTCTAGGAAGTAAATCAACTTGTGAATTAAGTGGTCTAATTTCATCTTTGTTACGTCCATCAGGTCTTATTTTATCAACTGTTATTTGTTTTCTAACATATTCTTTTTCTAAAGTATGGAAAGCTTCTTTAACTTGTTTAATTGCTTCTACTTTGTTTGCATCACTTTCATATTCTTTGTTTTCATATATTTCAACTAATTCTTCAACAATTTTATTGTTTGCTTCATTTTTCTCTTGTTTAGTAAAGATAGCATTTGCTTCTTTAATTTTGTCATACGCTAGTTCTCTAACATCATTTAAAATGTCTTGATCTTGTTCGTATAGACTAACTTCCATTTTTTCTTTACCAATTTCTTTTGCAATGCTTTCTTGAAATTCACAAAGAACTTTAATATATTCATGCCCAAACATAATAGCTTCTAACATGTCTTCTTCACTAACTTGTTTAGCACCAGCTTCAACCATGTTAATTGCTTCTTTTGTACCAGCAACAGCAAGCTCAATATCTGATTTTTCTGTCTCTTCAACACTTGGATTAATTATTAATTCCCCATCAACACGTCCAACATGAACTCCAGCAATTGGTCCTTCAAATGGAATATCTGAAATGCATAATGCTAATGATGAACCTAACATTGCCATCATATCTGGACAAGCATCTTGCTC
Above is a genomic segment from Bacilli bacterium PM5-9 containing:
- a CDS encoding polyribonucleotide nucleotidyltransferase (product_source=KO:K00962; cath_funfam=2.40.50.140,3.30.1370.10,3.30.230.70; cog=COG1185; ko=KO:K00962; pfam=PF00013,PF00575,PF01138,PF03725,PF03726; smart=SM00316,SM00322; superfamily=54211,54791,55666; tigrfam=TIGR03591), encoding MKNVHNLEFCGRTISIETGEIAKQANGAVLVRYDDTVILTTAVASKKAKDIDFFPLTVTFEEKLYSVGKIPGGFLKREGRPSEFATLSARLIDRPIRPLFADGFRNDVQIVNTVLSVEQDACPDMMAMLGSSLALCISDIPFEGPIAGVHVGRVDGELIINPSVEETEKSDIELAVAGTKEAINMVEAGAKQVSEEDMLEAIMFGHEYIKVLCEFQESIAKEIGKEKMEVSLYEQDQDILNDVRELAYDKIKEANAIFTKQEKNEANNKIVEELVEIYENKEYESDANKVEAIKQVKEAFHTLEKEYVRKQITVDKIRPDGRNKDEIRPLNSQVDLLPRVHGSAMFTRGETQCISITTLGALNEYQIIDGINEEDQKRFMLHYNFPPFSVGETGRMGAPGRREIGHGALGERALAQVMPDDTKFPYTVRVVSEIVESNGSTSQASICAGTMSLMAAGVPIEAPVAGIAMGLIKKDEDYTILSDIQGLEDHLGDMDFKVAGTEKGITALQMDIKITGINEAILKEALAQAKVGRKHILENMLATINQPREDVSKYAPKMETFSIDPKKIKDVIGRGGEMIDKIIEASNDVKIDIDDDGKVVIYHTNREDINKAKEMIENIVKEAQVGEIYEAKVVRIEKFGAFVELFKGTDALLHVSKISHDRVEKVEDALKLGDIVKVKVMEIDDRGRVNVSAKALIEKPKKEVSEDKKEDA